A window from Hoeflea sp. IMCC20628 encodes these proteins:
- a CDS encoding multidrug effflux MFS transporter has translation MNKTIFLNRSTPPHIITLVVISGLSALNMNLFLPSLPGIATYYKADYALVQLAVSGYLAFTALLQLIIGPLSDRYGRRPVMLVSIVIFLVATALVPFAPTVESFLAARMLQAGIVSGIVLSRAIVRDIVGAEEAASMIGYVTMGMTLAPMIGPALGGVMEDLYGWQASFALLFAFGVATLVLTFADMGETNLTRSSSMLKQFGAYPELFRSRRFWGYTLTATFASGSFFSFLGGGPFVSTAILGMKPTELGFYFVFIALGYMCGNFISGRFARRMGINRMMVTGCILATFGMTLSLLLFLGGVWHALSFFGPIFFVGLGNGITLPSANAGIVSVRPHLAGSASGLGGAMMIGGGAGLSALAGAILSVETGPYPLIIVMLISSIFSVFATLYVLRIERGLADEARLA, from the coding sequence ATGAACAAGACGATATTCCTCAACCGTTCGACGCCGCCACACATCATCACGCTGGTCGTGATTTCCGGCCTCAGCGCACTCAACATGAACCTTTTTCTGCCGTCGCTGCCCGGCATTGCCACCTATTACAAAGCCGATTACGCGCTGGTACAATTGGCCGTCTCCGGCTACCTCGCCTTTACCGCCCTGCTTCAACTTATCATCGGCCCCTTATCCGATCGTTACGGTCGCCGCCCGGTCATGCTGGTTAGCATCGTGATTTTCCTTGTTGCCACGGCGCTGGTGCCATTTGCGCCCACGGTCGAGAGCTTTCTGGCTGCCCGCATGCTGCAGGCAGGCATTGTCTCGGGCATTGTGCTGTCACGCGCCATCGTGCGCGACATCGTCGGGGCGGAAGAGGCAGCCTCGATGATCGGCTATGTGACGATGGGCATGACCCTGGCGCCGATGATCGGCCCTGCCCTGGGCGGCGTCATGGAGGATCTGTATGGATGGCAGGCCTCTTTCGCACTGCTGTTTGCTTTCGGGGTGGCGACCCTGGTTTTGACTTTTGCCGATATGGGTGAAACCAACCTCACCCGGTCTTCCAGCATGCTCAAGCAATTTGGCGCCTATCCCGAACTTTTCCGATCGCGCCGGTTCTGGGGCTACACGCTCACCGCCACATTCGCTTCTGGTTCATTTTTCTCGTTCCTCGGCGGCGGGCCTTTTGTTTCGACGGCTATTCTCGGCATGAAACCCACGGAACTGGGCTTCTACTTCGTCTTCATTGCCCTGGGCTACATGTGTGGAAATTTCATCTCCGGCCGGTTTGCCCGTCGGATGGGCATCAACCGCATGATGGTGACGGGCTGCATCCTCGCCACCTTCGGCATGACGCTTTCGCTGCTGCTCTTCCTCGGCGGCGTCTGGCATGCGCTGTCGTTTTTTGGTCCGATCTTCTTCGTTGGTCTGGGCAACGGAATCACCCTGCCCAGCGCAAACGCCGGCATCGTCAGTGTCCGCCCCCACTTGGCTGGGTCGGCCTCGGGCCTCGGCGGCGCAATGATGATCGGTGGTGGCGCAGGCTTGTCTGCATTGGCCGGGGCAATATTGTCGGTCGAAACCGGCCCCTACCCGCTGATCATCGTCATGCTGATTTCATCCATCTTCAGTGTTTTTGCCACACTCTATGTCCTCCGCATCGAACGTGGCCTGGCAGATGAAGCCCGCCTCGCCTAA